TCAACGAGACATCCTGCAATGCATTAATTTCTTAGAATCACGAGGCCGCACTTCATTTGATCAAGTTACCGCACAAGATATTAAAGAGTTTTTACATCACCTACGATTGACCTTAAAAATTTCGGCTCGAACCGTATCAAGAAAGTTATCATCACTCAAATCATTCTCTAAATTTTTGCAATATCATTACAATCACGCTGACTTTACGTATAACGTATCGTTTCCTAAGCTGGAAAAAAGCCTGCCGACCTTTCTTACCGAGGATCAAATTCTCAATCTTTTTAATGTTGCTCAAACTGACGAGACGCCGACTGGTAAACGAAATAGCACGATGATTGCTTTGATGTATGTGTGCGGTGTCCGAGTTAGTGAACTGGTAGAGTTAACGTCATCGAATATTAATTTCACTGATGGACTGTTGCACGTATCAGGCAAGGGTGGTAAACAAAGAATTGTACCGTTACCTGATTCAATGGTTGAAATGTTGCAAGTTTATTTACTCAATGTACAACCATACTTATTTAGAAATATGACCATTACGTCAGATATTTTATTTCCTATTTTGTATGCAGATAAAGTTAAGCCGATGACTCGACAGGGATTCTGGGGAATTTTAAAACAGGTTGTTACCAAGGCTGGTTTACCTGATTCAATATCTCCCCACGTTTTGCGTCATTCGATTGCGACTCATCTGCTTAAAAAAGGTGCGAATCTACGCTTGTTACAAATGGCACTTGGCCATGAGCAACTGCAAACCGTGCAGGTCTACACGCATGTTGAAGTATCACATTTAAGAAAATTATATGATGCAAAGCATCCACGAGCTTAACTAGAATTTTAATGTAAAAAAAATTGGCAATAACCATGAAAAAAATATACGTAGCAGTTTGGTTCATGTTTGGTTTGCAATCAATGAGTATGCAGGCTGCGCAAGATTCGCTGCAAAATGTTGAGAACGGGCGACAAGCTATGATTAATAATTCTGTTAAGAATTTAACTTACTTGACGCAAGGTTTTGATTTTTTACGCACTCAAAATCTTGTCGATATCTCATTTCATGATTTTTTAGAGCAGCATGTATCACACGATGAAGATGGTAATAAAAATATGAACTTTGATCAAGTTATTCTCGATGCAGAGGACGTTCTTACGAAAAATATGAAAGATACATTTTTAAAAACGCTTGATACTTCATTACAAAATTGGAAGAATCTTGATCAATGTAACAGTCAGGTATTTTTATATGTTATGCAAAATAAAGATGATAATTTCTATCGGTTCTGGTTGTATGCATGGAGTAAGACTACAGCTGAAGATGGTAAGACTCAATTGTATCGCGCAATTTTTAAATATAATCTAGAAATAGCACGTATGTTGATTGCTGCAGGAGCTGATGTAAATACTCAAAATGAGGATGGTTGGACTCCATTGTATCGAGCAGTTTTTAATAATAATACAGAAATAGCACGTATGTTAATTGCTGCAAGCGCTGATGTAAACATACAAAATAAATGTGGTTATACTCCATTGCATCATGGTAATAGTGTAGAAATAGCAAGGATGTTGATTAATGCAGGCGCTGATGTAAATATACAAAATGAATGTGGTTATACTGCATTGCATCAGGCAGCTTTAAAAAACAACCTAGAAATAGTAAGCATGTTGATTGATGCAGGCGCTGATGTAAATACTCAAAATAAGGATGGTTGGACTCCATTACATTATGTAGTTATGTCTAATAATTCAAAATCTAATAATCCAAAAGTAGCACATATATTGATTTCTGCATGCGCTGATGTAAATATTTCAGATGAATCTGGTTATACTCCATTACATTATGCTGTCTTAGGCAACGATAAAAAATTAGTGAAAATATTGATTATTGCAGGTGCTGATGTAAATACTCAAAATAAGGATGGTTGGACTCCATTACATAAAGCAGCTTTAAATAATTATATACAAATAGTTGAGATATTAATTACTGCACAAGCTCACCTTAACATTCAAAATGAAGATGGCAAAACAGCTGAGCTAGCAGCTAGAACTCCAGAAATGAAAGAAATTTTTGCACAAGCCCGAGAAAAACAACACGAAAAAATGGATGTCCAATCTATGGTAAAAATTATAAAAATAGATTAGAAAAGATTGGTAATAATTATGAAAAAAATATACAGAGCAGTTTTATTACTGTTAAACATGCAATCAATGAGTATGTACGCTGCGCAAGAGTCGCTGCAAAATGTTGAGAACGGGCGGCAAGCTATGATTGATAATGCTGTTATAAGTTTTCCTTATCTAACAGACGGTTTTGATTTTTTACGCACTCAAAATCTTGTCGATACCTCATTTCATGATTTTTTAGAGCAGCATGTGTCACATGATGAAGATGGTAATGAAGATATGAACTTTGATCAAGTTATTGTCGATGCAGAGGACATTCTTACGAAAAATATGAAAGATACATTTTTAACCATCCTTAATACTGCATTAAAAGAAAGTAAAAAACTTGATCAATTTGATGATTCTTTGTTTTTGTATGTGATGGAACACAAAGATACTACAATGCGTGACATTGTTCCTTTGTGGTTGTTAGAATGGAATAAGATTAAATATAAAGATGAGCAAACTCTATCTCTATTGTATTGGGCAACTTGG
This genomic interval from Candidatus Chromulinivorax destructor contains the following:
- a CDS encoding tyrosine recombinase codes for the protein MKQLFHKFEQYLMTEKMVAINTLQAYQRDILQCINFLESRGRTSFDQVTAQDIKEFLHHLRLTLKISARTVSRKLSSLKSFSKFLQYHYNHADFTYNVSFPKLEKSLPTFLTEDQILNLFNVAQTDETPTGKRNSTMIALMYVCGVRVSELVELTSSNINFTDGLLHVSGKGGKQRIVPLPDSMVEMLQVYLLNVQPYLFRNMTITSDILFPILYADKVKPMTRQGFWGILKQVVTKAGLPDSISPHVLRHSIATHLLKKGANLRLLQMALGHEQLQTVQVYTHVEVSHLRKLYDAKHPRA
- a CDS encoding ankyrin repeat domain-containing protein, whose product is MKKIYVAVWFMFGLQSMSMQAAQDSLQNVENGRQAMINNSVKNLTYLTQGFDFLRTQNLVDISFHDFLEQHVSHDEDGNKNMNFDQVILDAEDVLTKNMKDTFLKTLDTSLQNWKNLDQCNSQVFLYVMQNKDDNFYRFWLYAWSKTTAEDGKTQLYRAIFKYNLEIARMLIAAGADVNTQNEDGWTPLYRAVFNNNTEIARMLIAASADVNIQNKCGYTPLHHGNSVEIARMLINAGADVNIQNECGYTALHQAALKNNLEIVSMLIDAGADVNTQNKDGWTPLHYVVMSNNSKSNNPKVAHILISACADVNISDESGYTPLHYAVLGNDKKLVKILIIAGADVNTQNKDGWTPLHKAALNNYIQIVEILITAQAHLNIQNEDGKTAELAARTPEMKEIFAQAREKQHEKMDVQSMVKIIKID